A window of the Kosakonia sp. BYX6 genome harbors these coding sequences:
- the mnmA gene encoding tRNA 2-thiouridine(34) synthase MnmA gives MSDSPKKVIVGMSGGVDSSVSAYLLLQQGYKVEGLFMKNWEEDDGEEYCTAAADLADAQAVCDKLGIELHTVNFAAEYWDNVFEHFLAEYKAGRTPNPDILCNKEIKFKAFLEFAAEDLGADYIATGHYVRRADVDGKSRLLRGLDGNKDQSYFLYTLGHEQIAQSLFPVGELEKPQVRKIAEELGLATAKKKDSTGICFIGERKFREFLGRYLPAQPGKIFTVDGEEIGEHQGLMYHTLGQRKGLGIGGTKEGSEEPWYVVDKDVENNILIVAQGHEHPRLMSVGLIAQQLHWVDREPLTGTLRCTVKTRYRQEDIPCTVTVLDDDRIEVRFDEPVAAVTPGQSAVFYLGDVCLGGGIIEQRLPLPV, from the coding sequence ATGTCTGATAGCCCAAAAAAAGTGATCGTCGGCATGTCCGGCGGTGTCGACTCTTCTGTTTCCGCTTACTTGTTGCTGCAACAAGGCTATAAGGTGGAAGGTCTGTTCATGAAGAACTGGGAAGAGGATGACGGCGAGGAATACTGCACCGCGGCGGCGGATCTTGCCGACGCGCAAGCCGTTTGCGATAAGCTCGGCATTGAGCTTCACACGGTCAATTTTGCCGCAGAATATTGGGACAACGTGTTCGAGCATTTCCTGGCGGAATACAAAGCCGGACGCACGCCGAACCCGGATATTCTGTGCAACAAAGAGATCAAATTTAAAGCCTTCCTTGAGTTCGCCGCCGAAGATCTTGGCGCGGACTATATTGCCACCGGCCACTATGTACGCCGCGCCGATGTCGATGGAAAAAGCCGCCTGCTGCGCGGTCTCGACGGCAACAAGGATCAGAGCTACTTCCTTTATACGCTGGGCCATGAGCAAATCGCCCAGAGTCTGTTCCCGGTTGGCGAACTGGAAAAACCCCAGGTGCGTAAAATCGCCGAAGAACTGGGTCTCGCCACCGCGAAGAAAAAAGACTCTACCGGCATCTGTTTTATCGGCGAGCGCAAATTCCGCGAATTCCTCGGTCGTTATCTGCCTGCCCAGCCGGGCAAAATCTTCACTGTCGACGGTGAAGAAATTGGCGAACACCAGGGTCTGATGTACCACACGCTCGGCCAGCGCAAAGGGTTGGGCATTGGCGGCACCAAAGAAGGCAGCGAAGAGCCGTGGTATGTGGTCGATAAAGACGTGGAAAACAATATCCTGATCGTCGCGCAGGGCCACGAACACCCGCGCCTGATGTCTGTCGGGCTGATTGCTCAGCAACTGCATTGGGTCGATCGCGAGCCATTAACCGGCACGCTGCGCTGTACGGTGAAAACCCGTTACCGTCAGGAAGATATCCCTTGCACAGTGACCGTACTGGACGACGATCGCATTGAGGTGCGTTTCGACGAGCCGGTTGCCGCCGTCACGCCGGGCCAATCCGCCGTGTTTTACCTCGGCGACGTGTGCCTCGGCGGCGGTATTATTGAGCAGCGTCTGCCGCTGCCTGTTTGA
- the hflD gene encoding high frequency lysogenization protein HflD: protein MAKNYYDITLALAGICQSARLVQQLAHQGHCDADALHVSLNSVIDQNPSSTLSVFGGSEANLRSGLETLLGVLNASNRQGLNGELTRYTLSMMVLERKLAANKGAMDTLGNRINGLQRQLEHFDLESETLQSAMAAIYVDVISPLGPRIQVTGSPAVLQSSQVQAKVRATLLAGIRAAVLWHQVGGGRLQLMFSRNRLSTQAKQILAHC from the coding sequence GTGGCGAAGAACTATTACGACATTACCCTGGCGCTGGCAGGCATCTGCCAGTCCGCGCGGCTGGTGCAGCAACTGGCGCACCAGGGGCATTGTGACGCAGACGCGCTGCATGTTTCATTGAATAGCGTTATCGATCAGAACCCGAGCTCGACGCTGAGCGTGTTTGGCGGCAGCGAAGCCAATCTGCGCAGCGGCCTCGAAACGCTGCTCGGTGTGCTGAATGCCAGCAACCGCCAGGGGCTGAATGGCGAATTAACCCGTTACACCCTGAGCATGATGGTGCTGGAGCGTAAACTCGCCGCCAATAAAGGCGCGATGGACACCCTCGGTAATCGCATCAACGGCTTACAGCGCCAGCTTGAACATTTCGATCTCGAATCGGAAACGCTGCAAAGCGCCATGGCCGCCATCTATGTTGACGTGATTAGCCCGCTCGGGCCGCGTATTCAGGTCACCGGTTCCCCCGCCGTGCTGCAAAGCTCGCAGGTGCAGGCGAAAGTACGCGCCACCCTGCTCGCCGGGATCCGCGCCGCGGTGCTGTGGCACCAGGTTGGCGGTGGTCGACTACAGTTAATGTTTTCCCGAAATCGCCTGTCGACACAGGCCAAACAAATTCTCGCTCATTGTTAA